The DNA window GAACCCGGTGGACCCGTCGCCGGCGAGCGCCGTCGCGACGTCCCCGGAAAGCGGTTGCAGCATGGACGCGTCGGGGTCCATCTCGAGCAGGACATCGCGCGCGAGTCCGCAGTTCTGTCCGCGCAACGCGTCCACGTTGGAGCGCGCCAGCGAGTACGCCGGATACTGCGTGACGGCGCCCTTGGCGAGCGAGAGCACCTCGAACAGCACCATCGCGGCCGCGGCGATCGTGAGCGGTGGCAGCGCCCAGAGCGGGCGGAGGCGGGAGCCGGGAACGGGAGCGCGGGAATCGCGCAGATGACACCACGCCGCGACCGCGAGCGACAGCAGCGCGCCACCGAAAAGCACGGTCGCGGCGCCGGTGCCGGCGGTCGAGGGCGGCTTGTCCCACCACGGCACACCCCACGCCGAGACGTACCAGTAGTTGTTGGTCCCGATGAACGTCATGGCCAGCAGGAACAGCACCCCGGCCGCGAACAGCGCGCGGTTGCGGGGAGAGCGCAGCACGGCCGTGCCGACGGCGACGGCGGTGAGCACCGCCAGCGCGCCGGCCAGCCCGGCGAACACGCCGAGATGGTGCGTCCACTTGGTGGGGGTGAACATCATCAGCGCGACAGCGCCGAACGTCACCCCGATGATCCGGCGCGACGGCCCGGCCGCGGTGCCGGGGATCCGCCCGCTCCTGCGCACCATCGCCAGCGTGCACACCGCGATCCCCAGGAACATCACGAAGATGCCGAATCGGCGCGCGAGCGAGCCGTCGGCGGTGTCGTTGAGCAGCCACTGGTAGCGCAGATTCTCGCTGAACCACTTCTCGTCGGGGCCGGCGGCGACGTGGGCGTCCTGCATCACGGGGACCGAGGCGAGGGTCTGGTCGGCGAACACCGCGACCAGGATCGCGGTCCCCGACGCGATCATCGGCAGCAGCAGCGCCGGGTAGCCGACGCTCTCCGCGCGGGCCACGACGATCCGGTACAGCGGACGGGCCCCGGCGAGCAGCGCCGCGAAACAGATGATGCCGGAAGGCCCGACCGAGAGAGTGGCGGCGGCGACGACGATCGCGACGGCCGCCGGCAGCAGCCGTCGGGTCGCGATGGCCCGCTCGACCGAACACCACGTCAACAGCACGCCGGCCGCCACCACGGGCTCCGGACGCAGCCCGTTGTTGTACGGCAGCCACACCGCCAGGAAGCCGAGCGCGCCGGTCCACAGCGCGACCCGGCTGGTGCGGGCCGCGGCACCGAGCCGGGGAACGACCTCGCGGCTGAGCACCATCCACGTGACGATGCCGGCGAGGAGGGCGGGCAGGCGGACCCAGATGCTCGCGTTCCAGATGTCGTCGAGCAGGCCGAACAGGTAGTAGTACGGCGTCCCGAACGGGGTCTCGGGAACCCCGAAGTAGCGGAAGTAGTTCGACATGTAGCCGGACGACTGCGCCGACCGGGCCATCGTGTACTGGTAGCCGTCGTCGGCGGTGGTCGCGCCGATGAAGTGCCACAGCACCAGCGTGCCGACCACGACGGCGTCGGTCACACCGAAACGCCACCAGCGGGCGGGCAGGAACCGTCGCGCACGGCGGCCGTCGGAACCGTCGAGGCTGTGCAGCGCAACCAGACTCGCGAGCGTCGCGAGGACTGCCACGATCATCGCGACGACCTTGACCGGCGCGGGCGACGACGAGAACCGCGAATCGAGTTCGGCCCGCACCTGGAGTCCGGCGGGCGCGGCGCCGTCGATGTCGCTGAAGATGCCGACGATCTGGGGGCGGTGGTCGCCGTCGAGTGTCTTCGCCGGAAGGGGCTGCGCGCCCGTACGTCCGGTCACCTCCAGCGTGGTGCGGGTGGCGTCCGACGAGACGGTCACGGCGCAGTCGGGTCCGGTCAGCTCGGGCAGGGGCACGGACAGCAGTGCGGTGTCGCGCAGGATCACGTCCAGGCGCGCCGGAGAGTCCGCGGACGCGGCAGTGGTCTTGGCGACGAAACCGTACTGCTCCGTGCCGGGCGCCCCGGACGGGATGGTCGCGGCCACGAACCCGCCCGAATCGAGTTCTCGCGCTGCGGTGCACGGGATGCGCGCGTCGAAGCTCTGCGGGGCGTAGGACACCAGCGGTGCCTCGACGCTCGTGGCGACGCCGTTCTGCGGCCACGACACGGACGCCTGCTGCTGGTCGACGGGCAGCAGCGGTATCGCGACGGCCGCGAGCACCCCGATCAGCGCGGCGACGATCGCGATCAGCCGCGGCCGGGTCGGTCCCCGCCTCGTCGGGGCCGCCGGGGCCGTGCGCCGAGGCGGCACCTTCGCGGATACCGACCCCGTCCCCACCATGCTGTCGACCACGAGAAGGCATCGTAACCGCACGAGAGCCGGTTTCGGCCGACTTGCGTGCCGTCGCCGAATCCGGCAATTCGCCGGGTAGAACGGACGGATGAAGGTATTCACCGGAACCGATGCCGCGATCGATCCGGCGGCGGTGGCCGGGTTCGCCCGTCGTGCGGAGGCCGCCGGGTACGACGGGCTGCACGTGTCCGAGACCGTGCACGACCCGTTCCTGCTGGCGCTCCTGGCGTTGCAGGCGACGGAGCGGATCGTCGTACGCACCTCGGTCGCATTGGCATTCGTCCGCAGCCCGCTGCTGACGGCGTACACCGCGTGGGACCTGTCGAGGATGTCGGGTGGACGGTTCCACCTCGGGCTGGGCAGCCAGATCCGCCAGAACATCGAGGAGCGGTACGCGATGGAGTGGTCCGCGCCGGCCGCGCGCATGCGCGACTACGTCGGGGTGGTCCGTGCCGCGTTCGAGTCGTTCCGCACGGGCGAACTCGTCCCGTACGAGGGGGAGCGGTACCGGTTCACCCGGATGCAGCCCTACTTCAATCCCGGTCCCGACCAGGACACGGTGACGCCGCCGATCTACCTGGGTGCCGTGGGCCGGCGGATGCTCGCGGTCGCGGGGGCGACGGCCGACGGCCTGATCACCCACCCCACCAATTCCGACCCGCAGTTCCTGTTCGACGAATGCCGGCCGGCACTCGCGGAGGGCGCCGCCGCGGCGGGACGCTCGCTCGACGGGTTCGACGTGGTCGCGGGACTGCAGGTGATCACCGGGGCCACCGACGCGGACGTCGCCGCCGAACGTGACCGCCGGCGTCGACTGTTCGCGTTCCTGTACTCCACTCCGGCCTATCGGGGTGCGCTCGTACGGCACGGGTTTCCCGACCTGCAGGCGAAACTGGCCGACCGCGTCCGGTGCGACGACTGGGAAAGGCTCGAGGACATCGTTACCGACGAAGTCCTCGCCACCATCGTGCCGACGGCCCGGTACGACGCGCTCGCCGGCGCGGTCCGTGAGCGCCTGGACGGTATCGCGCAGAGTGTCACGCTGGCGCTCCCCGAGAACGCTGATCAGGATCGCTGCATGGCCGACGTGATCGCCGAACTACACGCCGGATAGCTTCGCGAAAGGTGCAGGAAGAGGAATGAGTCGTCTCGCCCGGATCGTGCCCTTGCTCGCCGCGCTGGTGTGCGGCGCGCTCGCCGGTCGCGTGCTGTCGTCCCCGGTGCCCGAGCACTATCTCTGGGCCGAGAGTGCGCTGCCGGCGGCCCTCGTCACGAACGGTGCAGGCGTCGCGGCCGCGGCTGTCGTGGCGGTGCTGGTCACTGTGGTGCTCGTCCGGCGGCGATCGGTGACCCTACTGACAGCGGCTGTCGTGGCCGGGCTGCTGCTCCTCGCGTTGCCGGACGTGCTGGGCTACCCGGACGAGCCTGCGGTGCTCCTGTACTCGAATGCCGTTGCCGCAGGGGTGATTCTCGGTGCGGTTTCGCCTCTGGCCGCGCGCGAGCTGAGCGCGCAGGTGGCGCTCGCGGTGGGTGCCGTAGGTGCCTTCCTGCTGTCGGGGGCGGTGGCCGACGTGAATCGAGGTGGTACGGCGGACTTCGGTTGGACCGCGTATACCCCGCTGACCTCGCACCCGGTCGAGCGCTCAGGCGTGGTGGGTCTGTGGCCCGCCGTCGTCGCGGCGGTGCTCGTCGTCCTGGCGGCCGTGCTCGACCGCAGGACGTCGTGGGTCGCGCGTGTCGACACCCGCTGGTTGGCGGTCGCCGCCGCGCTGCCCGTCGCGGCCTTCGGTGCCGTCCAGATCCTCACGGAGTCAGCGGAACTGCTGCAGCCGCAGTGGTGGTACCCCTACGCCGGTCTGGCGACGGTGCTCGTGGCGTGGCTCGCGTGGCAGCTACCCGGGCGCGACGGGCAGCTGATTTTCGCCGGAGCGGCGATTCTCGCTGCAGCGGCTGTGAGAACACCCTGGACGAGCGGCGAGTGGTGGGCGCTCGCCGTCCCCGCCGTACTGATCGTGGCCGGTGCCGCGGTGGGACTGCGGTGGCCCGTCCCGGCGGCCGGGTTCGGCCTCTTGGCGGCGGCGGTCGCAGTTTCCCTTGTCGGTTTCGACCACTCGGACGTCTCTGCCTTCGTCTACGCGATCGCGCTGCCCGCCGGGGTTGGGTACGTCGTCGGCTCGTGCCTGCCGACGTCGGCGCCGGCGACGACGGTCGGACTGTCACTGCCGTTCACGATCGGCGTTCCGGCGGCCCTGTCCACGGCGTGGGCGACCGAGACCCGGTACGCGGACTACGCGCCCGCGCCGTTCGACTCGCCGGAGGCTGTTCCGACGGCCGTCGCGCTTACGTCCGTCGCCGTGATCGTGGTGTGCGCCGTCGGCGCCTGGGGGCTGGACCTGCGGTCCGGGCCGCGCTGACGAACGACCCGGAAACGGCCGAAGGCCCCACTCTCGAAAGAGTGGGGCCTTCTCGGGTGCCCCCGGCAGGATTCGAACCTGCGGCCTTTCGCTCCGGAGGCGAACGCTCTATCCCCTGAGCTACGGGGGCGCACCGGAATTCTCCGGTGTGCCAGTGGGCGGAGTTAGCGTAGCGCATTGTCGGCGATCATCCACATCCGCTGGTAGATCGACGTTTTTCGGATCGGATCCTCGGCCGGAACGAGTCCGGGCGGCGCATCCGTGGGATGCGCCGCCCGGGGCAACTCTCGCTATCGAGGCGATCGGTTCAGTTCATGGGAAGCGGTGAGGCGTTCCGCTCGGCGAGCATGCTCGTGATGAGCGTGGCCTCGCTCTGCTGGGTGGCCACCATGGTCTGCGACAGATTGCGCACCGCCGGGACGTCGGCGTACTGCTGCGCGTACTCCATCATCGGCAGGCCGCCCTGGTGGTGCCGCAGCATCAACTGCAGGAACATCACGTCCAGCGCGGGCCCGGACGCCCGGCCCAGAGCCGACATCTCCTCGGCCGAGGCCATACCCGGCATCGCGCTGCTGTCGTGCGCCGCCGGCGCGTCGGCCGCGCCCGCGGCGTGCCCGGAGTGCCCGTGGCCCCCGTCCTCCGTCATCCACGTCATGTACCCGCCGGTGGGCAACGGCGCCTGATCCCACAGCGCCAGCCAGCCCTGCATCTGGCCGACCTGGTTCTGCTGCGTGGTGAGGATGTCGTACGCCAGGTTCTTCACCGCCGGATCGGAGGACTTGGTGAGCGTGATCGTGGACATGTCGATCGCCTGGTTGTGATGCGCCGTCATGTCCTGGGAGAAGCCGACGTCGACCGAATCGGCGGCCGGGATCGGCGAGCCCTTGTCCTGGAACGGGAGCCGCGCGAAGAAGCCGAGCGCGAACCCGATCGCCAGGACGCCGACGAGACCGACGACCGCCAGCGCGGTCCGCTGGCTGCGGCTGCTCGGCGCCGTCGGTGACGGGGGGGTCGATTCGGTGTCGGTCATGGTTGCCTCAGCCGTTTCCGCCGGTCGCCGGTGCCTGCTGGCCCGCGCCCGCGGGCAGCTGCATGTCGGTCGGCAGACCCGTCGCGCCACCGAGCTCGGAGGTGTCGGGCTCGATGTTGCCGCCGTCCATCGGGACGGCGTCGGGGCCGGGTGCGGTCGCATCGAACGGCGGCGGGTTGGCCGGATCGAACGAGTCCGGGATGGTCGAGCAGCTGGCGCCGACCTCGGGGTAGGCGTAGCGGTTGAGGCGCAGCGCCTTGATGAACTGGTCGATGCGCTCGTCGTCGGCGCTGTCGACCTTGAGCTGGTGGCCCCACGACTGCAGCGAGACGGGCGTGTCCAGACCCGGGTACGGCGACATCAGCATGTAGCCGCTCTCCTTCGAGACCCGGTCCGCGAGCTGCTGGCGCTGCGTGTCGTCGACCTTGTCCGGGTTGTAGGCGATCCAGATCGCGCCGTGCTCGAGCGAGTGGACGGCGTTCTCGGAGCGGATCGCGTCCTGGTACACGGTGCCGGTGCACGTCGCCCACACCGCGTCGTGCGGACCGCCGAACGGCGGGGACTGGTCGTACGCGACGCGCTGCGTCGCCTGGACGTGCACACCGGCGGGGTAGTCGACCTTGACGACGCCGTCGATCCCCGTCGAGGGATCCTGATTGGATTCCGACGGCGTGAACTTGGCGACGGCCTGCTGGTCCTGGTACTTGGGCACCAGGTTGACGGCCAGGACGGCGATGAGCGCGACCACGGCGACGACGGCGCCGATCGTCAGCCACGGCAGCTGGCGACCTCCGCCGCTCCGGGTGGACGACGGCACGCCACCCTGCTTCTTCTTGTTGATCGCTTTGATCGCCTTGGCTGACTTCGCCCCCGTGTTCTTACTGCCGGGGCCGCGATTTTCCGAACCGCTGGGCATCGATGAGTGCTCTTTCGGTGATTGGACAAGGGCGCCCTCGAGGGGTAGTGAGCTTCCCAGGCTCCCCTCAGGCTCCATCACTGTACGTTCCGACCCTGAGGGAAAGCTTGGAGAGGCGGGAACGGGTAATCGGCACTGGTTATCCACCCACACGGTGCACGCAATAAGATGGACTCCTGTGACTCCAGCCGACCTTGCCGAACTGCTCCGAGGGACCGCCGCGAAGGTGCTCGCAGAGCACGGCCTCGACGTTTCCGTACTGCCTGCGACACTCACGGTCGAGCGTCCCCGCAACCCCGAGCACGGTGACTACGCCACCAACGTGGCGATGCAGGTCGCCAAGAAGGCCGGCACCAATCCCCGCGACCTGGCGACGTGGCTCGCGGCCGCGCTGACCGCCGCGGAGGGCATCGAGTCCGCGGAGGTTGCCGGGCCGGGGTTCCTCAACATCCGCCTTGCCGCCGACGCGCAGGGCGCGATCGTCGCCAAGGCCCTCGAGGCCGGCGCCGCCTTCGGGTCCGGCGACGCGCTCGCCGGCAAGCGCATCAACCTCGAGTTCGTGTCCGCGAACCCCACCGGGCCCATTCACCTCGGTGGTACCCGCTGGGCGGCGGTCGGTGACGCGCTCGGTCGCATCCTGTCGATGCAGGGCGCCGACGTGACGCGGGAGTACTACTTCAACGACCACGGCGCCCAGATCGACCGCTTCACCCGGTCGCTCATCGCCGCAGCGAACGGCGAACCCGCTCCCGAGGACGGCTACGCCGGCGCGTACATCGCCGACATCGCGGCCGAGGTGCAGAAGCAGGCGCCCGGCGCGCTCGGGCAGCCCGAGGCCGAGCGTCACGAGACGTTCCGGTCCATCGGCGTCGAGCTGATGTTCGCCCACATCAAGCGGACCCTGCACGAATTCGGCGTCGATTTCGACGTCTACTTCCACGAGAACTCGCTGTTCGAATCCGGTGCGGTGGAGAAGGCCGTCGAGACCCTCAAGGAATCCGGCAACCTGTACCACGAGGACGGCGCGTGGTGGCTCAAGAGCACCGATTTCGGTGACGACAAGGACCGGGTCGTCATCAAGTCCGACGGCAACGCCGCGTACATTGCCGGCGACATCGCCTACTTCCAGGACAAGCGCTCTCGCGGCTTCGACCTGTGCATCTACATGCTCGGCGCCGACCATCACGGGTACATCGGCCGCCTCAAGGCCGCCGCGGCCGCGTTCGGCGACGACCCGGACACCGTCGAGGTCATGATCGGCCAGATGGTCAACCTCGTCCGCGGCGGCGTCGCGGTGAAGATGAGCAAGCGGGCCGGCACCGTGATCACCCTCGACGACCTGGTCGAGGCGATCGGTGTCGACGCGGCCCGCTACTCGCTGGTGCGCTCGTCGGTGGACCAGAGCATCGACATCGATCTCGAGCTGTGGGCGAGCACCACCAACGAGAACCCGGTGTACTACGTGCAGTACGCGCACGCCCGGCTCTGCTCGATCGCCCGCAACGCCGCCGACCTGGGCCTGAGCGCCGAGAACCCGGACCTGGCGCTGCTGACCCACGACCGCGAGGGCGACCTGATCCGCACGATCGGCGAGTACCCGCGCGTCGTCGCCAAGGCCGCCGACCTGCGCGAGCCGCACCGCATCGCGCGGTACCTCGAGGAGCTCGCCGGCACCTACCACCGCTTCTACGACGCGTGCCGCATCCTGCCGCAGGGCGACGAGGACGCCACCGAGCTGCACACCGCGCGGCTGGCGCTGTGCGACGCGTCGCGGCAGGTCCTCGCCAACGGGCTCGAGCTGCTGGGCGTGAGCGCTCCGGAGCGGATGTGAACGCGCACCCGGCCGGACCCCGGCACGCTGAGATCCAGCACGCCCCGGGCCTGCCGCCGCGGCCCGCGGCGGCGTCGGACATGACCGCGCTGCCGCCGCAGGTGTGGCCGCGTGGTGCCCGCCGCGGCGACGACGGCGTCGTGACCCTCGCCGGTGTCCCGGTGACCGAGCTCGCGGAGAAGTACGGCACCCCGCTGTTCGTCGTCGACGAGGACGACTTCCGGTCCCGCTGCCGCGAGATGGCCCGCGCCTTCGGCGGCGCCGATCGAGTGCACTACGCGTCCAAGGCGTTCCTGTCGGCCGAGATCGCGCGCTGGGTGCGCGACGAGGGCCTGTCGATGGACGTCGCCTCCGGCGGTGAGCTGGCCGTCGCGCTGCACGCCGGCTTTCCTGCCGAGCGCATCACGATGCACGGCAACAACAAGTCGGTGGGGGAACTCGAGACCGCGGTGTCGGCGGGAGTCGGGCACGTCGTGTTGGACTCGATGCTCGAGATCGAACGGCTCGACGAGGTCGCGGGCCGGCTCGGTGCGGTCCAGGACGTCCTGATCCGCATCACGGTCGGCGTCGAGGCCCACACCCACGAGTTCATCGCGACCGCGCACGAGGACCAGAAGTTCGGGTTCTCGCTGTCCGGTGGCAAGGCCATGGACGCGGTCGCCCGCGTCTTCGCGACCGACAACCTGCGCCTGGTGGGGCTGCACAGCCACATCGGTTCGCAGATCTTCGAGGTCGACGGCTTCGAACTCGCCGCGCACCGGGTGATCGGACTGATGCGTGAGATCGTCGACCGCTTCGGTGCCGAGAAGACGTCGCAACTGTCGGTCGTCGATCTCGGTGGCGGCCTCGGTATCTCGTACCTGCCCAGCGACAACCCGCCCCCGGTCGAGGAACTCGCGGCCAAGCTCACGCACATCGTCGCGACCGAGTCGGCGGCCGCGGGTCTGCCCGCGCCGACGCTCATGGTCGAGCCGGGCCGCGCCATCGCCGGCCCCGGCACCGTCACGCTGTACGAGGTGGGCACCATCAAGGACGTCACCCTCGACGCGGGCGCCACCCGGCGCTACGTCAGCGTCGACGGCGGTATGAGCGACAACATCCGGACGTCGCTCTACCAGGCCGAATACGACGCGCGTCTGGTCTCCCGCGACAGCGACGGCGGGCCCGTCGTGGCCCGGGTCGTGGGCAAGCACTGCGAGAGCGGCGACATCGTCATCCGCGACGCCTGGATGCCGGACGACCTCGGTCCCGGCGACTTGCTCGCGGTGGCCGCCACGGGCGCATACTGCTATTCGATGTCCAGCCGGTACAACCTGCTCACCCGCCCCGCGGTGGTGGCAGTACGGGACGGCGCCTCACGCCTAATCTTGCGTAGGGAAACTGTGGAAGATCTGCTCAGCTTGGAGGTTTCGGAGTGACCAGCGAATCGGCGCAGCGCGCCATCGGGGTGGCTGTTCTCGGCCTCGGGACGGTGGGCAGCGAGGTGGCTCGCATCATCCGCGAGCACGCGGCCGACCTGGAGGCCCGGGTCGGCGCACGCTTGGAGTTGCGAGGTGTCGCGGTGCGGCGCCTCGACGGCGACCGCGGCGTGCCGTCGGAACTGCTCACGACCGACGCCGAGTCGCTGGTGACCCGTGACGACGTCGACGTCGTGGTGGAGGTCATCGGGGGCATCGAGCTGCCGCGCAAGCTGGTGCTCGCGGCGCTCAACGCCGGCAAGTCCGTCGTCACCGCGAACAAGGCCCTGCTGGCCGAGTACACCGGCGAGCTTGCCGAGGCCGCCGAGCGGCAGCGGGTGGACCTGTACTTCGAGGCCGCGGTGGCCGGCGCGATCCCGGTGATCCGCCCGCTGACCCAGTCGCTCGCCGGGGACCGCGTCGACCGCGTGCTCGGCATCGTGAACGGCACCACCAACTTCATCCTCTCCGCGATGGACGAGACCGGTGCCGACTACGCCGAGACGCTCGCCGAGGCCGGCCGGCTCGGGTACGCCGAGGCCGACCCCACCGCCGACGTCGAGGGCTTCGACGCCGCGTCGAAGGCGGCGATCCTCGCCTCGATCGCGTTCCACACGCGCGTCACCGCGGCCGACGTCTACCGCGAGGGCATCTCGAACATCACCTCCGCCGACCTCGACGCCGCCAAGGCCCTGGACTGCACGATCAAGCTGCTCTCGATCTGCGAGCGGATCGTCTCCGCGGACGGGCGCGAGCGCGTGTCGGCGCGTGTGTACCCGGCGCTGGTGCCGCGCGAGCATCCGCTGGCCGGGGTCAACGGTGCCTACAACGCCGTGGTGGTCGAATCCGCCAACGCCGGTCGACTGATGTTCTACGGCCAGGGCGCCGGCGGCGCCCCCACCGCGTCCGCCGTCATGGGCGACCTGGTGATGGCCGCGCGCAACAAGGTGCACGGTGGCCGGGGACCGCGCGAGTCGCGGTACGCGAAGCTGCCGATCGCCCCCATGGGCGACATCCCGACCCGCTACTACGTGAACATGCAGGTCGCCGATCGCGCGGGCGTGCTGTCGGCGGTGTCCGCCGAATTCGCCAAGCGCGGCGTCAGCATCTCCACCGTCCGGCAGGAAGGCGCCGGTGACGGCGCGCGTCTGGTGGTCGTCACCCACCTCGCCAGCGACGCGGCACTCTCGGAAACGGTTGCCGCCCTTGCCGAACTCGAATCCGTAACCGCTGTGACCAGCGTGCTCCGACTGGAAGGTACCTCCGAATGACCGGCGCCCACCCCGAGGCCGACAAGAAGACCGCCCCCGTGCACACCCCGTGGCCGGGACTGATCGAGGCCTACCGCGACCGGCTCGCGATCGGATCGAACTGGAAGACCGTGACGCTGCGCGAGGGTGGCACGCCGCTGCTGCCGGCCGCGCACCTGTCGGAGCTGACGGGGTGCGAGGTGTACCTCAAGGTCGAGGGACTCAACCCGACCGGTTCGTTCAAGGACCGTGGCATGACGATGGCCGTGACCGACGCCCTGGCCCGCGGCCAGCGCGCCGTGCTGTGCGCGTCGACGGGTAACACCTCGGCGTCGGCGGCGGCATACGCGGCCAAGGCCGGCATGGGCTGCGCGGTGCTGGTGCCGCAGGGCAAGATCGCGATGGGCAAGCTCGCCCAGGCCGTCATGCACGGCGCGCGAATCATCCAGGTGCAGGGCAACTTCGACGACTGCCTCGAGCTCGCGCGCAAGACCACCGCGGAGTTCCCGACGATCGGCCTGGTCAACTCGGTCAACCCGGTCCGTATCGAGGGCCAGAAGACCGCCGCGTTCGAGATCTGCGACGCGCTCGGCAAGGCGCCGGACGTGCACGCGCTGCCCGTCGGC is part of the Rhodococcus sp. SGAir0479 genome and encodes:
- the thrC gene encoding threonine synthase, producing MTGAHPEADKKTAPVHTPWPGLIEAYRDRLAIGSNWKTVTLREGGTPLLPAAHLSELTGCEVYLKVEGLNPTGSFKDRGMTMAVTDALARGQRAVLCASTGNTSASAAAYAAKAGMGCAVLVPQGKIAMGKLAQAVMHGARIIQVQGNFDDCLELARKTTAEFPTIGLVNSVNPVRIEGQKTAAFEICDALGKAPDVHALPVGNAGNITAYWRGYSEYYADGITSVRPRMLGVQAAGAAPLVNGAPVKDPETIATAIRIGAPASWNGAVAAKEESNGAFRAATDEEILEAYRLIAATEGVFVEPASAASVAGLLAARKEGWLDSGLTVVCTVTGNGLKDPDTALAGMPAVQPIPVDPVAVASALELA